A single region of the Streptomyces sp. NBC_00236 genome encodes:
- a CDS encoding DinB family protein has translation MSPTRRRDLPPPSTGPSEKDVLLGSLDYLRACMAAKIEGVPEPQVRTPGVPSGTNLLGLVNHLAHVERSLFLGEQVTDWQATFAAAPGDTVDDVLAAYRDAAARANTVVRAASDLTVTVARPASRPKGPSLRWALTHMIEETGRHAGHADILRELLDGTTGR, from the coding sequence ATGAGTCCCACCCGCCGCCGTGACCTGCCGCCGCCGAGCACAGGCCCCTCGGAGAAGGACGTACTGCTCGGCTCCCTCGACTACCTGCGCGCCTGCATGGCGGCCAAGATCGAGGGCGTGCCGGAGCCGCAGGTCCGCACGCCCGGTGTCCCGTCGGGCACCAACCTGCTGGGTCTGGTCAACCACCTTGCACACGTGGAGCGTTCGCTGTTCCTCGGCGAGCAGGTCACCGACTGGCAGGCCACCTTCGCCGCGGCTCCCGGCGACACGGTCGACGACGTCCTGGCCGCCTACCGCGACGCGGCCGCCCGGGCGAACACGGTCGTCCGTGCCGCCTCCGACCTGACCGTCACCGTCGCCCGCCCGGCGTCCCGGCCGAAAGGACCGTCCCTGCGGTGGGCGCTCACGCACATGATCGAGGAAACGGGACGCCACGCCGGCCACGCCGACATCCTGCGCGAACTCCTCGACGGAACCACGGGCCGCTGA
- a CDS encoding helix-turn-helix domain-containing protein, whose product MDDDRRDPDHSDDLEGVLDAVGPRLRALRRQRRITLAELAATTGISESTLSRLEGGRRRANLELLLPLARAYGVPLDDLVGAPPTGDPRVHLKPLHRHGMTFIPLSRRPGGMQAFKMLIPGRGTPAEATPQTHEGFEWLYVLNGRLRLVLGDQDLVLPPGEAAEFDTALPHFLGSADGRAVELLILFGRQGERAHIRARTT is encoded by the coding sequence ATGGACGACGACCGGCGCGACCCGGACCACTCGGACGATCTGGAGGGCGTGCTCGACGCCGTCGGCCCGAGACTGCGCGCGCTGCGTCGGCAGCGCCGGATCACCCTGGCCGAGCTGGCCGCGACCACGGGCATCTCGGAGAGCACGCTCTCCCGGCTGGAGGGCGGCCGGCGCCGCGCCAACCTGGAGCTGCTCCTCCCCCTGGCCCGCGCCTACGGCGTCCCGCTGGACGACCTCGTGGGCGCGCCGCCCACCGGTGACCCCCGGGTCCACCTCAAGCCGCTTCACCGGCACGGCATGACGTTCATTCCGCTGTCCCGCAGGCCGGGCGGGATGCAGGCGTTCAAGATGCTCATCCCCGGCCGGGGCACCCCGGCCGAAGCGACGCCGCAGACGCACGAGGGGTTCGAGTGGCTGTACGTCCTCAACGGGCGGCTGCGGCTGGTCCTCGGCGATCAGGACCTCGTGCTGCCACCCGGCGAGGCCGCGGAGTTCGACACCGCGCTTCCGCACTTCCTGGGCAGCGCCGACGGGAGAGCCGTCGAGCTGCTGATCCTCTTCGGCCGGCAGGGGGAACGCGCGCACATCAGGGCACGCACCACCTGA
- a CDS encoding glucosyl-3-phosphoglycerate synthase — protein sequence MLEEVERWLTRRSWSAADRPLDRLLDARNEAHGRPTVSVVLPALNEAETVGDIVTTIRRELMEKVRLVDELVVIDSGSTDATTAVARRAGARVVHRDAILPRVPAVPGKGEVLWRSLLVTGGDIVCFIDADLKDFSADFVSGIVGPLLTEPSVQFVKAMYDRPFGDTTGQGGRVTEMVARPLLNLHWPQLAGFVQPLGGEYAVRRSLLERLPFPVGYGVELGLLVDALHTVGLDALAQVDVGVRKHRHQDGQALGRMAAAIYRTAQLRLSRGHLVRPSLTQFERGEHGFVPHTYPVDTEERPPMREIEEYVSRRAA from the coding sequence GTGCTGGAAGAGGTCGAACGCTGGCTGACCAGGCGTTCCTGGTCAGCCGCCGACCGTCCGCTGGACCGTCTGCTCGACGCCAGGAACGAGGCGCACGGCCGCCCGACGGTGAGCGTGGTGCTGCCGGCGCTGAACGAGGCGGAGACGGTCGGGGACATCGTCACGACGATCCGGCGCGAGCTCATGGAGAAGGTCCGGCTGGTCGACGAGCTCGTGGTGATCGATTCCGGTTCGACGGACGCCACCACCGCGGTCGCCCGCCGGGCCGGCGCCCGCGTCGTCCACCGCGACGCGATCCTGCCCCGCGTTCCGGCCGTCCCCGGCAAGGGCGAGGTGCTGTGGCGGTCACTCCTGGTGACCGGCGGCGACATCGTCTGCTTCATCGACGCGGACCTGAAGGACTTCTCGGCGGACTTCGTCTCCGGCATCGTCGGCCCGCTGCTGACCGAACCCTCGGTGCAGTTCGTCAAGGCCATGTACGACCGCCCGTTCGGCGACACCACCGGTCAGGGCGGCCGGGTCACCGAAATGGTGGCACGCCCGCTGCTCAATCTGCACTGGCCCCAGCTGGCCGGGTTCGTCCAGCCGCTGGGCGGCGAGTACGCCGTGCGCCGCTCGCTGCTGGAGCGGCTGCCGTTTCCGGTCGGTTACGGAGTGGAGCTGGGCCTGCTCGTCGACGCCCTGCACACGGTCGGCCTGGACGCCCTCGCCCAGGTCGACGTCGGCGTCAGGAAGCACCGCCACCAGGACGGCCAGGCGCTCGGCCGGATGGCGGCCGCCATCTACCGGACCGCTCAACTCCGGCTGTCCCGGGGGCATCTGGTCCGCCCGTCGCTGACCCAGTTCGAGCGCGGCGAGCACGGGTTCGTGCCGCACACCTACCCGGTGGACACCGAGGAACGGCCGCCGATGCGCGAGATCGAGGAGTACGTCTCACGCCGCGCGGCGTGA
- the groL gene encoding chaperonin GroEL (60 kDa chaperone family; promotes refolding of misfolded polypeptides especially under stressful conditions; forms two stacked rings of heptamers to form a barrel-shaped 14mer; ends can be capped by GroES; misfolded proteins enter the barrel where they are refolded when GroES binds) gives MAKIIAFDEEARRGLERGMNQLADAVKVTLGPKGRNVVLEKKWGAPTITNDGVSIAKEIELEDPYEKIGAELVKEVAKKTDDVAGDGTTTATVLAQALVREGLRNVAAGANPMALKRGIEKAVEAVSAALLEQAKDVETKEQIASTASISAADTQIGELIAEAMDKVGKEGVITVEESQTFGLELELTEGMRFDKGYISAYFATDMERMESSLDDPYILIVNSKISNVKDLLPLLEKVMQSGKPLLIIAEDVEGEALSTLVVNKIRGTFKSVAVKAPGFGDRRKAMLGDIAILTGGTVISEEVGLKLENAGLDLLGRARKVVITKDETTIVDGAGDSDQVQGRVNQIRAEIENSDSDYDREKLQERLAKLAGGVAVIKAGAATEVELKERKHRIEDAVRNAKAAVEEGIVAGGGVALLQASAVFEKLELTGDEATGANAVKLALEAPLKQIAVNGGLEGGVVVEKVRNLPIGHGLNAATGEYVDMIAEGILDPAKVTRSALQNAASIAALFLTTEAVIADKPEKAAAGGAPGGMPGGDMDF, from the coding sequence ATGGCCAAGATCATCGCCTTCGACGAGGAGGCCCGGCGCGGTCTTGAGCGCGGCATGAACCAGCTCGCCGACGCCGTCAAGGTCACCCTCGGCCCCAAGGGCCGCAACGTCGTCCTTGAGAAGAAGTGGGGCGCCCCCACGATCACCAACGATGGTGTTTCCATCGCCAAGGAGATCGAGCTGGAGGACCCGTACGAGAAGATCGGTGCGGAGCTGGTCAAGGAGGTCGCCAAGAAGACGGACGACGTCGCCGGCGACGGTACGACCACCGCCACCGTTCTCGCTCAGGCACTCGTCCGCGAGGGCCTTCGCAACGTGGCCGCGGGTGCGAACCCGATGGCTCTCAAGCGGGGCATCGAGAAGGCCGTCGAGGCCGTCTCCGCCGCCCTCCTGGAGCAGGCCAAGGACGTGGAGACCAAGGAGCAGATCGCTTCGACGGCCTCCATCTCCGCCGCCGACACCCAGATCGGCGAGCTCATCGCCGAGGCCATGGACAAGGTCGGCAAGGAAGGCGTCATCACCGTCGAGGAGTCCCAGACCTTCGGTCTGGAGCTCGAGCTCACGGAGGGTATGCGCTTCGACAAGGGCTACATCTCGGCGTACTTCGCCACGGACATGGAGCGCATGGAGTCGTCCCTGGACGACCCGTACATCCTGATCGTGAACTCGAAGATCAGCAACGTGAAGGACCTCCTTCCGCTGCTCGAGAAGGTCATGCAGTCGGGCAAGCCGCTGCTGATCATCGCCGAGGACGTCGAGGGCGAGGCCCTGTCGACCCTGGTCGTCAACAAGATCCGTGGCACCTTCAAGTCCGTCGCCGTCAAGGCTCCGGGCTTCGGTGACCGCCGCAAGGCCATGCTCGGCGACATCGCCATCCTCACCGGTGGCACCGTCATCTCCGAGGAGGTCGGCCTCAAGCTGGAGAACGCCGGTCTCGACCTGCTCGGCCGCGCCCGCAAGGTCGTCATCACCAAGGACGAGACGACGATCGTCGACGGCGCCGGTGACAGCGACCAGGTTCAGGGTCGCGTCAACCAGATCCGTGCCGAGATCGAGAACTCCGACTCGGACTACGACCGCGAGAAGCTCCAGGAGCGCCTCGCGAAGCTGGCCGGCGGCGTGGCCGTCATCAAGGCCGGTGCCGCGACCGAGGTCGAGCTCAAGGAGCGCAAGCACCGCATCGAGGACGCGGTGCGCAACGCCAAGGCCGCCGTCGAGGAGGGCATCGTCGCCGGTGGTGGCGTGGCTCTGCTCCAGGCCTCGGCCGTCTTCGAGAAGCTCGAGCTCACGGGCGACGAGGCGACCGGCGCCAACGCCGTCAAGCTGGCGCTGGAGGCTCCGCTCAAGCAGATCGCCGTCAACGGTGGTCTCGAGGGTGGCGTCGTCGTCGAGAAGGTGCGCAACCTGCCGATCGGTCACGGCCTCAACGCCGCGACCGGCGAGTACGTCGACATGATCGCCGAGGGCATTCTCGACCCGGCGAAGGTCACGCGCTCCGCCCTGCAGAACGCCGCGTCCATCGCCGCGCTCTTCCTCACCACCGAGGCCGTCATCGCCGACAAGCCGGAGAAGGCCGCTGCCGGCGGCGCTCCGGGCGGCATGCCCGGCGGTGACATGGACTTCTGA
- a CDS encoding cold-shock protein: protein MAQGTVKWFNAEKGYGFIAVDGGADVFVHYSAIQMDGYRTLEEGQRVEFEISQGQKGPQADMVKLAVG, encoded by the coding sequence ATGGCTCAGGGCACCGTCAAGTGGTTCAACGCGGAGAAGGGGTACGGCTTCATCGCGGTCGACGGTGGTGCGGATGTTTTCGTCCACTACAGCGCGATCCAGATGGACGGGTACCGCACCCTCGAAGAGGGTCAGCGAGTTGAATTCGAGATCTCGCAGGGCCAGAAGGGGCCCCAGGCGGACATGGTCAAGCTCGCCGTCGGCTGA
- a CDS encoding class I SAM-dependent methyltransferase: MTEKTISEGHSDAGRFWEAHYSSREVPAGRRVNPLLVEIASPLAPATALDLGCGAGGDTLWLAGAGWRVTAVDVSGTATARVADAARERGLGDLVRAERHDLAVGFPEGRFDLVIALYLQSPFDLPRTQVLRAAARALEPGGRLLIVDHGSIAPWSWNQDHDATHPTPHEIAAGLALDPDHWSVERAASPRRIASGPDGRTAEVIDHVLLIRRTTG; encoded by the coding sequence ATGACCGAGAAGACCATTTCCGAAGGCCACTCCGATGCGGGCCGCTTCTGGGAGGCGCACTACAGCTCCCGTGAGGTGCCCGCCGGGCGCCGGGTGAATCCCCTGCTGGTGGAGATCGCCTCCCCGCTCGCCCCGGCTACCGCGCTCGATCTGGGCTGCGGAGCCGGTGGTGACACTCTCTGGCTGGCCGGTGCGGGCTGGCGCGTGACCGCCGTCGACGTCTCCGGCACAGCCACGGCACGGGTCGCCGACGCGGCCCGGGAACGCGGGCTCGGTGACCTCGTCCGTGCCGAGCGGCACGACCTGGCCGTCGGCTTTCCCGAAGGCCGCTTCGACCTGGTGATCGCCCTGTACCTCCAGTCGCCGTTCGACCTGCCGCGCACACAGGTGCTGCGGGCGGCGGCGCGGGCGCTGGAACCGGGCGGACGGCTGCTGATCGTCGACCACGGATCGATCGCCCCGTGGTCGTGGAACCAGGACCACGACGCCACGCACCCCACACCGCACGAGATCGCCGCCGGCCTCGCCCTGGACCCGGACCACTGGTCGGTCGAAAGGGCGGCCTCGCCACGACGGATCGCCTCCGGGCCGGACGGCCGAACCGCCGAGGTCATCGACCACGTCCTGCTGATCCGCCGGACCACCGGCTGA
- the thrC gene encoding threonine synthase: MAIETVAAPTETSVDLGPAAALSCRECGERFALGPLFACASCFGPLEVAYDLPSGSPDELKKRIEAGPNNIWRYAPLLPVPSDVADKPNINPGFTKLVKADNLARELGVTGGLYVKDDSGNPTHSFKDRVVAIAVEAARAFGFTTLSCSSTGNLAGAVGAAAARAGLRSCVFIPHDLEQGKVVMAAVYGGELVGIEGNYDDVNRFCSELIGDPLGEGWGFVNVNLRPYYGEGSKTLAYEICEQLGWQLPDQIVIPIASGSQLTKIDKGLQELIKLGLVEDKPYKIFGAQAEGCSPVSAAFKAGHDVVRPQKPNTIAKSLAIGNPADGPYVLDIARRTGGAVEDVNDEQVVDAIKLLARTEGIFAETAGGVTVGVTKKLIDAGLLDPSLTTVVLNTGDGLKTLDAVAATSQVSATIRPSLDAFRAAGLAATS; this comes from the coding sequence ATGGCTATCGAGACTGTTGCAGCACCCACCGAAACTTCCGTGGACCTCGGTCCCGCCGCGGCGCTTTCCTGCCGCGAATGCGGAGAGCGATTCGCACTCGGCCCCCTTTTCGCCTGCGCGTCCTGTTTCGGGCCGCTCGAAGTGGCGTACGACCTGCCGAGCGGCTCTCCCGACGAGCTGAAGAAGCGCATCGAGGCCGGGCCCAACAACATCTGGCGCTACGCGCCGCTGCTGCCGGTCCCCTCCGATGTCGCCGACAAGCCCAACATCAACCCGGGCTTCACCAAGCTGGTCAAGGCCGACAACCTCGCCCGTGAACTGGGCGTCACCGGCGGTCTGTACGTCAAGGACGACTCCGGCAACCCGACGCACTCCTTCAAGGACCGCGTCGTCGCGATCGCCGTCGAGGCCGCCCGCGCCTTCGGATTCACCACCCTGTCCTGCTCCTCCACCGGCAACCTCGCGGGGGCCGTCGGCGCCGCCGCCGCCCGGGCCGGCCTGCGCTCCTGCGTGTTCATCCCGCACGACCTGGAGCAGGGCAAGGTCGTCATGGCCGCGGTGTACGGCGGTGAGCTGGTCGGCATCGAGGGCAACTACGACGACGTCAACCGCTTCTGCTCCGAGCTCATCGGCGACCCGCTCGGCGAGGGCTGGGGCTTCGTCAACGTCAACCTGCGCCCGTACTACGGCGAAGGCTCCAAGACGCTGGCCTACGAGATCTGCGAGCAGCTCGGCTGGCAGCTGCCCGACCAGATCGTCATCCCGATCGCGTCCGGCTCGCAGCTCACGAAGATCGACAAGGGTCTCCAGGAGCTGATCAAGCTCGGCCTGGTCGAGGACAAGCCGTACAAGATCTTCGGAGCCCAGGCCGAGGGCTGCTCCCCGGTCTCCGCCGCCTTCAAGGCCGGGCACGACGTCGTACGGCCGCAGAAGCCGAACACGATCGCCAAGTCCCTGGCGATCGGCAACCCGGCCGACGGCCCGTACGTCCTGGACATCGCCCGCCGCACCGGTGGCGCCGTCGAGGACGTCAACGACGAGCAGGTCGTCGACGCGATCAAGCTGCTGGCCCGCACCGAGGGCATCTTCGCCGAGACGGCGGGCGGGGTGACGGTCGGCGTGACGAAGAAGCTGATCGACGCCGGTCTGCTGGACCCGTCGCTCACCACCGTCGTCCTGAACACCGGTGACGGCCTCAAGACGCTGGACGCGGTGGCCGCCACCTCGCAGGTGAGCGCCACGATCCGCCCGAGCCTGGACGCCTTCCGCGCCGCGGGCCTCGCCGCGACCAGCTGA
- a CDS encoding MoaD/ThiS family protein, with translation MSVKVRIPTILRTYTGGQAEVPAEGETLSQVIESLEKDHPGIAARVLDDQGKLRRFVNVYVNDDDVRFEGGLDAVTPDGAGISIIPAVAGGC, from the coding sequence ATGAGCGTCAAGGTCCGTATCCCCACCATCCTCCGCACCTACACGGGCGGTCAGGCCGAGGTCCCGGCAGAGGGCGAGACCCTCTCCCAGGTCATCGAGTCCCTGGAGAAGGACCACCCGGGCATCGCCGCCCGCGTCCTGGACGACCAGGGCAAGCTGCGCCGCTTCGTGAACGTGTACGTCAACGACGACGACGTGCGCTTCGAGGGCGGCCTGGACGCGGTCACCCCGGACGGCGCCGGCATCTCCATCATCCCGGCCGTCGCCGGCGGCTGCTGA
- a CDS encoding TetR/AcrR family transcriptional regulator has translation MTRAEGSGTAGVDPRELWLTPAPDRPRRGRRPAFSREAITVAAVALADAEGIDAVTMRRVAAEVGAGVMSLYSYAPDKETLLDLMIDHVNGELSGAGPLDGEPSEAETLDGEPSGAGTLPREPSAPPPLTGDWRADLKAIGHLQRDHMLRHPWLATAVPARRTLGPRTLAFLEHALAALRPSGLDGGARLEVFAQLTAFVAGHVAHEVAQAEAALSPDRAEAEVLYLTAVAADGRHPELAEALASAGRPVTPDATFARFLNRLVDGLDAG, from the coding sequence GTGACCCGTGCCGAAGGGTCCGGCACCGCCGGTGTCGACCCCCGAGAACTCTGGCTGACCCCGGCCCCGGACCGGCCCCGCCGGGGGCGCAGGCCCGCCTTCAGCCGCGAGGCCATCACCGTGGCGGCCGTCGCCCTGGCCGACGCCGAGGGAATCGACGCGGTCACGATGCGCCGGGTCGCCGCGGAGGTGGGCGCCGGCGTCATGTCGCTCTACAGCTACGCCCCCGACAAGGAGACGCTGCTGGACCTGATGATCGACCACGTCAACGGCGAACTGTCCGGGGCCGGGCCGCTCGACGGCGAACCGTCCGAGGCCGAGACGCTCGACGGCGAACCGTCCGGGGCCGGGACACTCCCCCGTGAACCGTCCGCGCCCCCGCCGCTCACCGGCGACTGGCGGGCCGATCTCAAGGCCATCGGGCACCTCCAGCGCGACCACATGCTCCGCCACCCCTGGCTGGCCACCGCGGTCCCCGCCCGCCGGACCCTCGGCCCCCGCACCCTCGCGTTCCTGGAACACGCCCTGGCCGCCCTGCGCCCCAGCGGCCTCGACGGCGGTGCCCGGCTGGAGGTCTTCGCCCAGCTCACCGCCTTCGTGGCCGGGCATGTGGCCCATGAGGTGGCACAGGCCGAGGCCGCCCTGTCGCCGGACCGGGCCGAGGCCGAGGTGCTCTACCTCACCGCCGTCGCCGCGGACGGCCGTCACCCGGAACTGGCCGAGGCCCTCGCCTCCGCCGGACGCCCCGTCACCCCCGACGCCACGTTCGCCCGCTTCCTGAACCGCCTGGTCGACGGCCTCGACGCGGGCTGA
- a CDS encoding DUF4232 domain-containing protein: MNAKTVGVGSVRQALRSTLLGAGVVAALLAATACQPSGGDDNAAGQAGSASAGKSPAKSTESSSDSGTGSGSSAGDEATGDSGETSGGNGTDHQDCQVTDLTTAVELQDAAGETPRHFLLTVTNGSASPCVLNEAPTVRLGTGDDASIVETLEEPDTEPLVVEAGGKAYAGLYIFGNDEGGEAEYDQSARFTATLVAGEGTELNGKLAFDLPDGLHTVSYDDAARVNGWAGTEGLAMRPINQL; encoded by the coding sequence ATGAACGCGAAGACAGTCGGAGTCGGTTCGGTACGTCAGGCCCTGCGCAGCACCCTCCTGGGGGCGGGAGTGGTCGCTGCCCTGCTGGCGGCCACCGCCTGCCAGCCGTCCGGGGGTGACGACAACGCCGCCGGCCAGGCGGGCTCCGCCTCTGCGGGGAAGAGCCCGGCGAAGAGCACCGAGTCGTCCAGCGACTCCGGGACCGGGTCCGGCAGCAGCGCCGGTGACGAGGCGACCGGCGACAGCGGCGAGACCAGCGGTGGCAACGGCACCGATCACCAGGACTGCCAGGTCACCGACCTCACAACCGCGGTCGAGCTCCAGGACGCGGCCGGGGAGACGCCCCGCCACTTCCTGCTGACCGTCACCAACGGCAGCGCGTCGCCGTGTGTCCTCAACGAGGCGCCGACGGTGCGGCTCGGAACGGGCGACGACGCGTCGATCGTCGAGACGCTCGAAGAGCCGGACACCGAGCCCCTCGTCGTCGAGGCAGGCGGGAAGGCGTACGCCGGGTTGTACATCTTCGGCAACGACGAGGGAGGCGAGGCGGAGTACGACCAGTCCGCCCGGTTCACCGCCACCCTGGTCGCCGGCGAGGGCACCGAGCTCAACGGGAAGCTCGCCTTCGACCTGCCCGACGGTCTCCACACCGTCTCGTACGACGACGCGGCGCGGGTGAACGGCTGGGCCGGCACCGAGGGCCTGGCCATGCGGCCGATCAACCAGCTCTGA
- a CDS encoding CocE/NonD family hydrolase → MTSPMYDARPRPAWTPSAAKPPLSARMMRATWRGLPPKRHRIGWEPGLAVPAADGSPLITDHYFPRDQGDFPTLLVRSPYGRGVPWSPQYGMLFAEQGFHVILQSCRGTGGSGGTFDLWRNEAADGRAAVNWLREQPWFNGTLGTVGPSYLGYVQWALALDPPPELKAMVVQVGLHDPYSLFHTDGALKLENALLVGAGMTYQHRGMGPFVKATLRLKRHLKDIVDARPLRGAHTAALGQEVPWLDDVMTHPDADDPYWQGASAAEAADRPGIPTALITGWHDALVDQTFAQYARLRAAGAEATLLAGPWTHASALQQGWPDVFAESLAWLRAHLCDDPSDLRPTPVRVHTGGADAAWQDLDTWPLDPATTSWFPTSDGHLTRQPPTDTAALAAFRHDPADPTPSVGGPLLSLPAGARDNGTLESRDDVLTFTGPVLTEPVTVLGAVSARISASTDTGHGDVFTRLCDVDAAGRSTNVCDGFAQLRTPGEDPAHVTVPMGSTAYRFAAGHRLRWQISAGAHPRYARNPGTGEPRLEAREFVPVRVTVHADSALLLPQGGG, encoded by the coding sequence ATGACATCACCCATGTACGACGCCCGGCCGAGGCCTGCCTGGACACCGTCGGCCGCGAAGCCGCCGCTGTCCGCGCGCATGATGCGCGCCACCTGGCGAGGGCTCCCGCCGAAGCGGCACCGGATCGGCTGGGAGCCGGGCCTCGCCGTCCCCGCCGCCGACGGCAGCCCGCTGATCACGGACCACTACTTCCCCCGCGACCAGGGCGACTTCCCCACCCTCCTCGTGCGCTCGCCCTACGGGCGGGGCGTGCCCTGGTCCCCGCAGTACGGGATGCTCTTCGCCGAACAGGGCTTCCATGTGATCCTGCAGAGCTGCCGCGGCACGGGCGGCTCCGGAGGCACGTTCGACCTATGGCGCAACGAGGCCGCCGACGGCCGAGCCGCGGTGAACTGGCTGCGCGAACAGCCCTGGTTCAACGGAACCCTGGGCACGGTCGGACCCAGCTACCTCGGCTACGTCCAGTGGGCGCTGGCCCTGGACCCGCCGCCCGAGCTGAAGGCCATGGTGGTCCAGGTCGGCCTGCACGACCCGTACTCCCTCTTCCACACGGACGGCGCGCTGAAGCTGGAGAACGCGCTCCTCGTCGGCGCCGGAATGACGTACCAGCACCGCGGCATGGGGCCGTTCGTCAAGGCGACCCTGCGGCTGAAGCGCCACCTGAAGGACATCGTCGACGCCCGCCCGCTCAGGGGCGCCCACACGGCCGCACTCGGGCAGGAGGTGCCCTGGCTGGATGACGTGATGACACACCCGGACGCGGATGACCCGTACTGGCAGGGAGCATCGGCGGCCGAGGCCGCCGACCGCCCCGGCATCCCCACCGCCCTGATCACCGGCTGGCACGACGCCCTCGTCGACCAGACCTTCGCGCAGTACGCCCGGCTGCGCGCGGCGGGCGCCGAGGCCACCCTGCTCGCCGGCCCCTGGACCCACGCCTCCGCCCTGCAGCAGGGCTGGCCCGACGTGTTCGCCGAAAGCCTGGCCTGGCTCCGCGCCCACCTGTGCGACGACCCCTCGGACCTGCGCCCCACCCCCGTACGCGTCCACACGGGCGGCGCGGACGCGGCGTGGCAGGACCTCGACACCTGGCCGCTCGACCCCGCCACCACCTCCTGGTTCCCAACCTCCGACGGCCACCTCACCCGGCAGCCGCCCACGGACACCGCCGCCCTGGCCGCGTTCCGCCACGACCCCGCCGACCCCACCCCCTCCGTCGGCGGCCCGCTGCTCTCCCTCCCGGCCGGCGCCCGGGACAACGGCACGCTGGAGTCCCGCGACGACGTCCTCACGTTCACGGGCCCGGTCCTGACCGAACCCGTCACGGTGCTGGGCGCGGTCTCCGCGAGGATCTCCGCATCCACGGACACCGGCCACGGGGACGTCTTCACCCGCCTGTGCGACGTGGACGCGGCGGGCCGCTCCACCAATGTGTGCGACGGCTTCGCCCAGTTGCGTACGCCGGGCGAGGACCCGGCCCACGTCACGGTCCCGATGGGCTCCACGGCGTACCGCTTCGCCGCCGGCCACCGCCTGCGCTGGCAGATCAGCGCGGGTGCGCACCCGCGCTATGCGCGGAACCCGGGCACGGGCGAACCCCGGTTGGAGGCACGGGAGTTCGTACCGGTGCGGGTCACGGTCCACGCGGACTCCGCGCTGCTGCTTCCGCAGGGTGGGGGCTGA